A section of the Saccopteryx leptura isolate mSacLep1 chromosome 6, mSacLep1_pri_phased_curated, whole genome shotgun sequence genome encodes:
- the LOC136376335 gene encoding uncharacterized protein isoform X4, translating to MDVRMSLQNPAFNIFVSTSGNEIAGPYVLYRLRRAQFNSKLGLFWQRQHFLLCVGKIMLSFELQDVLQPSFQLSLMPTSLLLTGQKTTVRILLPALCSHSYPTLELGKSPLNGSMDLLRPKKDQSTWTLSTSASVSNP from the exons atggatgTGCGAATGTCGCTTCAAAATCCTGCTTTCAATATTTTTGTATCTACAAGTGGAAATgagattgctgggccatatg TTCTTTACAGGCTGAGACGTGCGCAGTTTAACTCCAAACTCGGTCTGTTCTGGCAGCGGCAGCATTTCTTGCTGTGTGTAGGCAAGATAATGTTGAGTTTCGAACTTCAAGACGTCCTTCAACCAAGCTTTCAACTTAGCCTGATGCCGACATCT CTTTTACTTACAGGTCAAAAAACCACTGTGAGGATCCTCCTTCCTGCTCTGTGTAGTCATTCTTATCCTACCCTGGAGCTTGGAAAATCACCACTGAATGGGTCCATGGATCTACTGAGGCCAAAGAAAGATCAATCAACATGG
- the LOC136376335 gene encoding uncharacterized protein isoform X5 — MDVRMSLQNPAFNIFVSTSGNEIAGPYVLYRLRRAQFNSKLGLFWQRQHFLLCVGKIMLSFELQDVLQPSFQLSLMPTSLLLTGQKTTVRILLPALCSHSYPTLELGKSPLNGSMDLLRPKKDQSTWVGPIIKIK; from the exons atggatgTGCGAATGTCGCTTCAAAATCCTGCTTTCAATATTTTTGTATCTACAAGTGGAAATgagattgctgggccatatg TTCTTTACAGGCTGAGACGTGCGCAGTTTAACTCCAAACTCGGTCTGTTCTGGCAGCGGCAGCATTTCTTGCTGTGTGTAGGCAAGATAATGTTGAGTTTCGAACTTCAAGACGTCCTTCAACCAAGCTTTCAACTTAGCCTGATGCCGACATCT CTTTTACTTACAGGTCAAAAAACCACTGTGAGGATCCTCCTTCCTGCTCTGTGTAGTCATTCTTATCCTACCCTGGAGCTTGGAAAATCACCACTGAATGGGTCCATGGATCTACTGAGGCCAAAGAAAGATCAATCAACATGG gttGGACCAATAatcaagattaaatga